CGCCGGTCGGTCCGAGCGCGAGGACCGGTCCCAGGAACACGAGGAAGAAGGCGAAGACGCCGATCTTCTTCGTTCCACCGGCCAGGAACGCCGACACGTCGTCCGGCGCGCCGTCGTAGACGTCGACCGCCCACGCGTGGAACGGCACGAGCGTGACCTTGAACGCGAGGCCGGCGATGAGGAAGCCGTAGCCGAGGAGGACGAGGGTGGGGTACGCCACCGCGGTCCCGGCGGCGCGGATGAGGTAGAGGTTCGTCGTCCCGTAGGCACCGAAGAGGAGCGACGCGCCGAAGAACGAGAGGACCGTCGAGAGCGCCCCGATGACGAAGAACTTCATGGCGGCCTCGAGCCCGCGGGCGTCCTTGCGGGTGTACGCGACCAGCAGGTACGACGCGATCGAGACCACCTCGATCGCGAGGAGGAGGAAAATGAGGTCGGTCGCGACGGCGACCAGCATCATCCCGAGCGTCGCGATGAGCAGGAGACCGAAGAAAATCGGGGCCCCGCGCTCGGTGGTGGGGCGGCTCGTGGAGGAAAGTGCGACGAGAAGCGCGGCGAGGAGGAAGATCGCCTGGAAGATCAGCCCGAGCGACGTGAACGCCCAGAGCGGAGCGGTTCCGGGGGTGGGGACCTGGTCGATCTGACCGGGGCCGATCGTCGCGAGGAAGCCGAGCGGCGCGAATCCCAGGTCGGCGACGACGATCCCGAGGGCCGCGAGGAGGACGGCGACGCTGACGCCGCCGGTGAGCTCGATCCGGCGCACCTTGAGGACGTCGGAGAGGAAGACGAGGAGCGCGCCGGCGAGCAGGAGGATCTCGGGCAGGAACGGGGCCGTGAACGAGACGAACGACATCGACCTACGTCCCCGGCCAGCCTTTGATCGGCGAGTTCACGATCACGTTCACGAGGAGGCCGGGCAGGATCCCGAACAGCACGGTGAGGGCGACCAGGAGCCCCATCCCGACGCCTTCGTACCACGGGACGTCGTGCGCGCTCGGCGGCACATCCCGAGGGGGCCCGAAGAGCATCCGCTGCATCATCCACAGGTAGAACGCGGCGGTGACGACCAGGACGACGAGCGGGATCAGGACCCAGTAGCCCAGCGCGTTCCACGTCGCGAGGAAGGCGGTGAACTCGGCCGGGAAGCCGATGAGCGCCGGGAGTCCGAGCGACGCGAGCGAGCCCGCCATGATCATCGTCGCGAGGGACGGCGCGCTGGGCGTGATGCCGGCGAGCGAGCTGATGTCGCGGGTCCCGTACTGGTGGTGGACGCTCCCCGACGCCATGAAGAGGAGCGCGCTCACGATCCCGTGGGCGAACATGAGCAGGACCGCCGCGACGAGCCCCAGCGACGAGTTCAGAGCGATCGCGAGGAGCACGATCCCCATGTGGTTGATCGAGGAGTACGCGACCAGTCGTTTCAGGTCCCGCTGGGCGAGCGAGAGCACCGACCCCCAGATGATCGTCAGGAACGCGATCACGAAGAGCAGCGGCTGGGTCGAGTGGAATCCGTCGGGGAGCACCTCCACCGCCCAGCGGATGAGCCCGTAGCCGCCGAGCTTCAGGAGGAGACCCGCGAGGAGGACGGAGCCGCCCGTCGGCGCCTCGACGTGCGCGTCGGGGAGCCACGTGTGGAACGGGACGACCGGGAACTTCACCGCGAAGCCGAAGAAGAGCGCGAGGAACAGGA
The genomic region above belongs to Thermoplasmata archaeon and contains:
- a CDS encoding proton-conducting transporter membrane subunit, whose translation is MSFVSFTAPFLPEILLLAGALLVFLSDVLKVRRIELTGGVSVAVLLAALGIVVADLGFAPLGFLATIGPGQIDQVPTPGTAPLWAFTSLGLIFQAIFLLAALLVALSSTSRPTTERGAPIFFGLLLIATLGMMLVAVATDLIFLLLAIEVVSIASYLLVAYTRKDARGLEAAMKFFVIGALSTVLSFFGASLLFGAYGTTNLYLIRAAGTAVAYPTLVLLGYGFLIAGLAFKVTLVPFHAWAVDVYDGAPDDVSAFLAGGTKKIGVFAFFLVFLGPVLALGPTGASGYGLFGGSVALGPSVQIALGTLAVVTMTVGNVLALQQTEMKRMLAYSSISQAGYMLIGLAVATSPAVA
- a CDS encoding NADH-quinone oxidoreductase subunit M → MLPILSIILGSLAVGTVATFFAGARARWVALATSVVFLLEVGLLLGSYTGWPGYSSAFVPGFSDGESYTWISLAWMHVNFTVGVDGISLVLILLTAVLQIATVVYSWGETHRPAGYFGLLMLTCLGCFGVFVALDILLFFLFWEAVLVPMFFLIGYWGGPNRRYAAIKFFVYTHVASIVMLVGLLALVFYSGATSFDFSAVYAAARGLSPVVQTFLFLALFFGFAVKFPVVPFHTWLPDAHVEAPTGGSVLLAGLLLKLGGYGLIRWAVEVLPDGFHSTQPLLFVIAFLTIIWGSVLSLAQRDLKRLVAYSSINHMGIVLLAIALNSSLGLVAAVLLMFAHGIVSALLFMASGSVHHQYGTRDISSLAGITPSAPSLATMIMAGSLASLGLPALIGFPAEFTAFLATWNALGYWVLIPLVVLVVTAAFYLWMMQRMLFGPPRDVPPSAHDVPWYEGVGMGLLVALTVLFGILPGLLVNVIVNSPIKGWPGT